A single genomic interval of Spirosoma linguale DSM 74 harbors:
- a CDS encoding phosphoribosyltransferase (PFAM: phosphoribosyltransferase~KEGG: dat:HRM2_09210 PyrR): MNTAQPTLILNAEQIQQKIRRIAFQIYENNFEEATLLLAGIAGEGYILAQALARELKTIAPFSVNLLQLNFDKTQVAQPTVTVDPPVTSYSDAVVIVVDDVLYTGRTLAFSLQPFLSQPVRKLQVAVMVDRNHPRYPVAADYKGYELSTTLTEHVDVVLSDEGRMGVYLR; the protein is encoded by the coding sequence ATGAATACCGCCCAGCCGACGCTTATCCTGAATGCCGAGCAAATCCAGCAGAAAATCAGACGGATAGCCTTTCAGATTTATGAAAATAATTTTGAAGAGGCAACGCTGTTGCTGGCGGGTATTGCGGGAGAGGGCTATATACTGGCACAGGCATTAGCCCGTGAGTTAAAGACGATTGCCCCGTTTTCAGTAAATTTACTACAGCTGAATTTCGATAAAACACAGGTAGCACAGCCTACCGTAACGGTCGACCCGCCCGTAACCAGTTACAGCGATGCCGTCGTTATTGTTGTGGACGATGTGTTGTATACAGGCCGAACTCTAGCATTCAGTCTACAGCCTTTTCTGAGCCAGCCCGTCCGAAAATTACAGGTAGCGGTCATGGTCGACCGCAATCACCCCCGTTACCCGGTAGCTGCCGATTACAAAGGGTACGAACTCAGCACCACCCTTACCGAACACGTCGACGTTGTGTTGAGCGATGAAGGACGCATGGGAGTCTATCTGAGGTAG